The proteins below are encoded in one region of Rhododendron vialii isolate Sample 1 chromosome 7a, ASM3025357v1:
- the LOC131331794 gene encoding phosphatidylglycerophosphate phosphatase PTPMT2, which yields MYIEELKGGERDSEIGEEQGRANLDRGAIVSLDVKRALVGAGGRALFYPTLLYNVVRNKIQSEFRWWDRVDEFILLGAVPFPADVPCLKELGVSGIVTLNEPHETLVPTSLYHNYNMDHLVIPTRDYLFAPSYGDIFQAVNFIHEKASSGEMTYVHCKAGRGRSTTIVLCYLVEHRQMTPDAAYDFVRSIRPRVQLASSQWQAVQDYYIQIMERPGSNTCIKNSELETSVFPLQHDLEAFDDGSIVMVTESDLVGYDATHDSGLVGNNSLAELTLACRVQVASQAAITRISCLWLRCHHWKKLLGSSLGPEQVGCIAVDISIY from the exons ATGTATATTGAGGAACTGAAGGGAGGGGAAAGGGATTCTGAAATTGGTGAGGAGCAGGGTCGTGCTAATCTTGATCGTGGTGCGATAGTTTCTTTGGATGTGAAACGGGCTTTGGTTGGAGCAGGGGGTCGTGCTCTTTTCTATCCGACATTGCTGTACAACGTTGTTAGAAACAAGATTCAATCTGAGTTCCGCTGGTGGGATAGGGTGGACGAG TTTATATTGTTAGGCGCTGTTCCATTTCCTGCTGATGTTCCATGCCTGAAGGAACTTGGTGTTTCTGGAATTGTTACACTAAATGAACCACACGAGACGTTGGTCCCCACATCGTTATATCAT AATTACAACATGGACCATTTGGTAATTCCTACAAGAGATTATCTCTTTGCTCCTTCTTATGGTGATATTTTTCAAGCTGTCAACTTCATCCATG AGAAAGCATCTTCTGGCGAGATGACATATGTTCACTGTAAGGCTGGTCGAGGGCGCAGCACAACCATTGTTCTATGTTACCTG GTGGAACACAGGCAGATGACACCTGATGCTGCATATGATTTTGTGAGGTCCATTAGGCCAAGGGTACAATTGGCCTCCTCCCAGTGGCAG GCTGTTCAAGACTACTATATCCAAATTATGGAGAGACCCGGAAGCAACACATGCATAAAGAATTCTGAACTGGAAACTTCAGTCTTCCCTTTACAACATGATCTTGAGGCCTTTGATGATGGCTCCATCGTGATGGTGACTGAATCAGACCTTGTCGGATATGACGCGACCCATGACTCAGGTCTAGTGGGTAATAATTCATTGGCGGAGCTGACCCTGGCTTGCCGGGTTCAGGTTGCTAGTCAGGCTGCTATTACCAGGATTTCATGCTTGTGGCTTCGTTGCCACCACTGGAAGAAGTTGCTTGGAAGCTCATTGGGCCCCGAACAGGTCGGATGTATCGCTGTTGATATTAGCATTTACTGA